A window of the Corynebacterium minutissimum genome harbors these coding sequences:
- a CDS encoding NUDIX hydrolase: MSQPDHDALDAIDSGDTTGFNGARLAATVLLLRDSPDGIQVWIQERVHTMRNYPGHVVFPGGGVDPRDFPPRSWDSGELWAGRSVVSMARRMGVTKYKAHALVFAAARELFEESGTLLAIRDDGIVSDASRYHRERELLETHAISFTEFLSHNGMRVDADMLLPWSRWAGEVKNQWFDTFFFIGVLPEGQEPDGDTGEADDAGWFDPQLVLDGWRAGLVRLAIPTWAQLKRLASYRSVQEVMDDASFSDLRPIIGDPEDDERYREFFTTFPVNRI, from the coding sequence ATGAGCCAGCCCGATCACGACGCCCTGGATGCCATCGATAGTGGGGACACCACCGGCTTCAACGGCGCGCGCTTGGCCGCAACCGTCCTCCTGCTGCGCGATAGCCCCGACGGCATCCAGGTGTGGATCCAAGAACGCGTCCACACCATGCGCAATTACCCCGGGCACGTGGTCTTTCCCGGCGGTGGAGTAGACCCCCGCGATTTCCCGCCCCGCTCCTGGGATTCCGGCGAGTTGTGGGCGGGACGCTCGGTAGTCTCTATGGCGCGGCGCATGGGCGTGACGAAGTACAAAGCCCATGCCCTTGTCTTCGCCGCCGCACGCGAGCTCTTCGAAGAATCCGGAACACTGCTGGCCATCCGGGACGACGGCATCGTCTCCGACGCCTCCCGCTATCACCGCGAACGCGAGCTGCTGGAGACTCACGCCATCTCGTTTACAGAGTTCCTCTCCCACAACGGAATGCGCGTCGATGCCGACATGCTCCTGCCGTGGTCGCGCTGGGCCGGGGAAGTCAAAAACCAGTGGTTCGACACCTTCTTCTTCATTGGCGTGTTGCCAGAAGGCCAAGAACCCGATGGCGATACTGGTGAGGCCGACGATGCCGGATGGTTCGACCCACAGCTCGTCCTCGACGGCTGGCGCGCCGGGCTCGTTCGCCTCGCCATCCCCACCTGGGCGCAGCTCAAGCGCCTAGCTTCCTACCGCAGCGTGCAGGAGGTCATGGATGACGCCTCTTTCTCCGACCTGCGCCCCATCATCGGTGACCCCGAAGACGATGAGCGCTACCGCGAATTCTTCACCACCTTTCCCGTCAACCGTATCTAG
- a CDS encoding THUMP-like domain-containing protein has translation MSYTLDEVSFLSENASVIDAAATNLEGTKKGHLRDVAKLQAQFGDYGRAVAELLKARRSGKLPQDWLMDHDSAQQATAPAVAEYRAQFLKARGVDLVHDLTCSIGTEGQAYAPGTYVGSDLDASRVAMAQHNIEHPVFRADALTTTTTARVCIADPARRQGGKRITRLDELLPPPQDLLDSHGELAIKCAPGIDHSEWEGLACVASLDGGVKETCLYTRGLGTGKRAVILNATPEGLHTDIIEDDLDEDELPEAGPIGRFLIDPDGAIVRAGLVRYYAAREGLHQLDPRIAYLTGERLPEGTSGFEFIEMVPMRKLKAAMAAHDVGSLEILVRGQDVDPDQLRKKLKLKGSTAKTLVVTRIGAKGVAVLCGPRVVSTEGNYAP, from the coding sequence ATGAGCTACACCCTGGACGAAGTTTCCTTCCTTAGTGAGAACGCATCCGTCATCGACGCCGCCGCAACAAACCTGGAGGGGACGAAGAAGGGGCATCTGAGGGACGTCGCCAAGCTCCAGGCCCAGTTTGGGGACTATGGGCGCGCCGTGGCCGAACTGCTGAAAGCCCGGCGTTCCGGCAAGCTGCCACAGGATTGGCTCATGGACCACGATTCCGCACAACAGGCCACGGCGCCGGCAGTCGCTGAGTACCGCGCGCAGTTCCTTAAAGCACGCGGCGTCGACCTCGTCCACGACCTCACCTGCTCCATCGGCACAGAGGGGCAGGCCTATGCGCCCGGCACATATGTGGGCAGCGACCTCGACGCCTCACGCGTGGCCATGGCGCAACACAACATTGAGCACCCAGTCTTTCGCGCCGATGCGCTCACCACCACAACCACCGCCCGGGTCTGCATCGCCGACCCCGCCCGCCGCCAAGGTGGAAAACGCATCACCCGCCTCGATGAGCTGCTGCCACCACCGCAGGACCTGCTCGATAGCCACGGTGAACTCGCTATCAAATGCGCGCCCGGCATCGACCACTCCGAATGGGAAGGTCTAGCCTGCGTGGCCAGCCTCGACGGCGGGGTCAAAGAGACCTGCCTATATACGCGGGGACTTGGAACAGGGAAGAGAGCGGTCATCCTCAACGCAACGCCCGAAGGACTGCACACAGACATCATCGAGGATGACCTCGACGAAGACGAGCTACCCGAGGCCGGGCCCATCGGGCGCTTCCTCATCGACCCCGACGGCGCCATCGTGCGCGCCGGGCTGGTGCGATACTACGCCGCGCGGGAAGGGCTGCACCAGCTGGACCCGCGCATTGCCTACCTGACCGGTGAGCGCCTGCCGGAGGGCACCTCGGGATTTGAATTCATCGAGATGGTGCCCATGAGGAAGCTCAAGGCGGCCATGGCCGCACACGATGTGGGCTCCCTGGAGATCTTGGTACGCGGGCAAGATGTGGACCCGGACCAGCTGCGCAAGAAGCTCAAGCTCAAGGGCTCGACGGCCAAGACGCTCGTGGTCACCCGCATTGGGGCCAAGGGAGTCGCGGTGCTGTGCGGACCGCGAGTAGTATCGACCGAAGGTAATTACGCACCCTAA
- a CDS encoding electron transfer flavoprotein subunit beta/FixA family protein has product MPVIVALVKHVPDTWSTKTLEADHTLDRTSVDNVIDEVNEYSVEQALRLRDDNADAGYEVVALTMGPAAADEALRKALAMGADHAVHVVDDALAGADALATAWVLNAAINQVAEKFGEVQVITLGNNSSDASTGLIAGLLAEYRQLPALTELKAASLAGATATGTREDAHGHWELEANLPAILSFTDKADKPRFPNFKGLMAAKKAEVTTLAVADLGIDGVPSTTTVTASAQRPARTAGEVITDPDPAVAAAKVADFLAAKNLIEG; this is encoded by the coding sequence ATGCCAGTCATTGTGGCTCTGGTTAAGCACGTACCGGATACGTGGTCAACGAAGACCCTCGAGGCGGACCACACCTTGGACCGCACCTCGGTGGATAACGTCATCGATGAGGTTAACGAGTACTCCGTCGAACAGGCACTGCGCCTGCGTGACGACAACGCCGATGCCGGCTATGAGGTTGTAGCCCTCACCATGGGCCCGGCCGCTGCCGATGAAGCCCTGCGCAAGGCCCTGGCCATGGGCGCGGACCACGCCGTGCACGTGGTCGACGACGCCCTCGCTGGCGCCGATGCCCTGGCTACCGCCTGGGTTCTTAATGCCGCCATCAACCAAGTGGCGGAAAAGTTCGGCGAGGTCCAGGTCATCACCTTGGGCAACAACTCCTCCGACGCCTCCACTGGGCTTATCGCTGGCCTGCTAGCTGAGTACCGCCAGCTGCCCGCGCTCACGGAGCTCAAGGCCGCCTCCCTGGCCGGTGCTACCGCCACCGGCACTCGCGAGGATGCCCACGGCCACTGGGAGCTTGAGGCCAATCTTCCGGCCATCCTGTCCTTTACCGACAAGGCCGATAAGCCGCGTTTCCCCAACTTCAAGGGCCTGATGGCCGCCAAGAAGGCTGAGGTCACCACCCTCGCCGTGGCGGACCTCGGCATTGATGGCGTGCCGTCCACCACCACGGTCACCGCCTCTGCGCAGCGCCCGGCCCGTACCGCCGGTGAGGTCATCACCGACCCAGATCCGGCCGTGGCTGCCGCCAAGGTCGCAGACTTCTTGGCCGCCAAGAATCTCATCGAGGGTTAA
- a CDS encoding electron transfer flavoprotein subunit alpha/FixB family protein has product MSHVYVLVEHEADQLSPVTGELITAARALGTVSAVVVAKDATTAASFDAELGNLGAAQVVQATAADYEQRIVTPEVDALHALAANNPAPIVLASTPTNNEIAGRLAARLGSGALVNVDGINADGSAHHTIFGGSYETSSTATGSVVYTLRPGSVVAEPQPVTAAPAPFELPAATAKDVTVTSFTPAEKTARPELTSAKVVVAGGRGVGDKFADVVEPLADALGAAVGATRDAVDEGFYDPAFQIGQTGATVSPKLYIGLGISGAIQHTSGMQTSETIVVVNQDQDEPFFQIADLGVVGDLHEIAPALAKELEARKGAGN; this is encoded by the coding sequence ATGTCTCACGTTTATGTCCTAGTTGAGCACGAAGCAGACCAGCTCAGCCCCGTTACCGGCGAGCTCATCACCGCCGCCCGCGCGCTCGGCACCGTCTCCGCCGTCGTTGTGGCCAAGGATGCCACCACCGCCGCATCTTTCGACGCCGAGCTGGGCAACCTCGGCGCCGCCCAGGTGGTTCAGGCCACCGCCGCCGACTATGAGCAGCGCATCGTCACCCCGGAGGTCGACGCCCTCCACGCCTTGGCCGCCAATAACCCGGCACCCATCGTGCTGGCCTCCACCCCGACCAACAACGAGATCGCCGGCCGCCTGGCTGCGCGCCTAGGCTCAGGTGCTTTGGTCAACGTCGACGGCATCAATGCCGACGGCAGCGCACACCACACCATCTTCGGTGGTTCCTACGAGACTTCCTCTACGGCTACCGGCTCCGTGGTCTACACCCTGCGCCCAGGCTCCGTGGTTGCCGAGCCGCAGCCGGTCACCGCAGCGCCCGCTCCTTTCGAGCTGCCTGCCGCTACCGCGAAGGATGTCACCGTCACCTCCTTCACCCCGGCTGAGAAGACCGCTCGTCCGGAGCTGACCTCCGCCAAGGTCGTTGTGGCCGGTGGCCGCGGCGTGGGCGATAAGTTCGCCGACGTGGTGGAGCCGCTTGCCGACGCCCTCGGTGCCGCCGTCGGTGCCACCCGCGACGCCGTGGACGAGGGTTTCTACGACCCCGCTTTCCAGATTGGTCAGACCGGCGCGACCGTGTCCCCGAAGCTCTACATTGGCCTAGGCATTTCCGGTGCTATTCAGCACACCTCCGGCATGCAGACCTCGGAGACCATCGTCGTGGTCAACCAAGACCAGGACGAGCCTTTCTTCCAGATCGCTGACCTCGGCGTGGTGGGTGACCTCCACGAGATCGCCCCGGCTCTGGCCAAGGAGCTCGAGGCCCGCAAGGGGGCCGGCAACTAA
- a CDS encoding cysteine desulfurase family protein has protein sequence MPLYLDYAATQPMRQCAIDAWTQAANSLNPGASYASGRKARSVLDDARETVAELLGCEPIEVIFTSSGTEADNIAIQGLFRAAQNAARSGSTADEPSKRIVSTPIEHPAVLETVEKLQAEHGATVELLPVDSTGHVSDLSALDTPAAVATCMWANNETGAIQPVADITERAAAQNTPVHIDAVQVAGKLLINFHELGATTLAASAHKFGGPRGIGLLLARRTPAPQPIAFGGGQERGIRPGTVDVASASALAAALRESVAEMEQENTRLTTLRDKLKAGIESSIDNVIINSAEPTLASHLHASFPGTDGDSLIMLLDAAGIEASAGSACHAGVNRMSHVLEAMGIDEEHGRGSLRFTLGRLTTEEDIDVVLNELPEIIRRARSV, from the coding sequence ATGCCGCTCTACCTCGATTACGCAGCCACCCAGCCCATGCGCCAGTGCGCCATCGACGCATGGACGCAGGCAGCCAATTCTCTCAACCCGGGCGCGTCCTATGCCTCTGGGCGCAAGGCGCGCTCCGTGCTGGATGACGCCCGCGAGACCGTCGCCGAGCTGCTCGGCTGCGAACCCATCGAGGTCATCTTCACCTCCTCCGGCACGGAGGCGGACAACATCGCCATCCAGGGGCTCTTTCGCGCAGCACAGAATGCAGCACGCAGTGGGAGCACAGCAGATGAACCGTCGAAACGTATTGTTTCGACCCCCATCGAGCACCCCGCCGTGCTCGAAACCGTGGAGAAGCTCCAGGCTGAGCATGGCGCGACCGTTGAGCTGCTCCCAGTCGATTCCACCGGCCACGTCAGCGACTTAAGCGCCTTGGATACACCGGCCGCGGTGGCTACCTGCATGTGGGCTAATAATGAGACCGGCGCCATTCAGCCGGTCGCCGACATTACGGAGCGCGCCGCTGCACAGAACACCCCAGTGCACATCGATGCTGTGCAGGTCGCCGGCAAGCTGCTCATCAACTTCCACGAGCTGGGTGCTACCACGCTCGCGGCCAGCGCTCACAAGTTCGGCGGTCCCCGCGGCATCGGCCTGCTGCTCGCACGCCGTACCCCCGCCCCTCAACCCATCGCCTTCGGCGGCGGACAAGAGCGCGGCATCCGCCCCGGCACCGTGGACGTGGCCAGTGCCAGCGCGCTCGCTGCGGCCCTGCGCGAGTCTGTCGCAGAGATGGAGCAGGAGAATACCCGCCTGACTACACTCCGCGACAAGCTCAAGGCCGGCATCGAATCCAGCATCGACAACGTCATCATTAACTCTGCCGAGCCCACCTTGGCTTCTCACCTGCATGCGTCCTTCCCCGGCACGGACGGCGACAGCCTCATCATGCTTCTCGACGCCGCCGGCATCGAAGCCTCCGCCGGCTCCGCCTGTCACGCAGGCGTTAACCGCATGTCCCACGTGCTGGAAGCCATGGGCATTGACGAGGAACACGGCCGTGGCTCCCTGCGCTTTACCCTAGGCCGCCTCACCACCGAAGAGGACATCGACGTGGTCCTCAACGAACTACCGGAGATTATCCGCCGCGCGCGTTCGGTCTAA
- a CDS encoding glycoside hydrolase family 25 protein, translating into MSHARRLVTAAVTAVTALALSVSAAVAIPSYAPSGVDVSGNNHMSLRGIDWDAVKSDGQSYAFVKATEGIGFVNSHFVRDANAAAAAGLKVGAYHYARPAGDAKQQAASFASQIALVPTQTLPPVLDIEVDEGLSAKQLEEWIDTFMTEVKSLTGRTPMLYTYKYFWMGQMGNTTRFSEYPLWLAAYQDTAPDPVGGWDKLAFWQRSGSGRVAGIETDVDLNLFNGTEAQLHSFSGGNYIDFGGILDDLVIPGVDLGDDAGVLIAGILALAAGAAAVPAVADAAKDAGLDVDPTGLVKQAEKLLNTGAISTDDLKDLAHNDATVGDLAIFLDNAQHLQDFDANNVSEQDVEYASRAARSVGHAAGVDIPAFDSKQVADLLKSLR; encoded by the coding sequence ATGAGCCATGCACGTCGCCTTGTTACCGCTGCCGTTACTGCAGTAACGGCCCTTGCGCTGTCCGTATCCGCTGCCGTTGCCATTCCGTCATACGCGCCGTCCGGTGTGGATGTCTCCGGCAATAACCACATGTCCCTGCGCGGCATCGATTGGGATGCCGTGAAGTCCGATGGCCAGTCCTATGCCTTCGTTAAGGCCACGGAAGGTATCGGGTTTGTAAATTCCCACTTCGTGCGTGACGCCAACGCCGCAGCTGCTGCTGGGCTCAAGGTTGGCGCCTACCACTACGCACGCCCGGCAGGGGATGCCAAGCAGCAGGCGGCCAGCTTCGCCTCCCAAATCGCGTTGGTGCCGACGCAGACTCTGCCGCCGGTGCTTGACATCGAGGTTGATGAGGGCCTGAGCGCTAAGCAGTTGGAGGAGTGGATTGACACCTTCATGACGGAGGTTAAGTCCCTGACCGGTCGCACGCCGATGCTGTACACCTACAAGTACTTCTGGATGGGCCAGATGGGTAACACCACGCGTTTCTCCGAGTACCCGCTGTGGTTGGCGGCCTACCAGGACACCGCGCCGGACCCGGTCGGTGGCTGGGACAAGCTGGCCTTCTGGCAGCGCTCGGGTTCTGGGCGAGTGGCCGGCATTGAGACGGACGTTGACTTGAACCTCTTTAACGGTACTGAGGCTCAGCTGCATTCCTTCTCCGGTGGCAATTACATTGACTTTGGTGGCATCTTGGATGACCTGGTCATTCCGGGCGTGGACCTTGGTGATGACGCCGGCGTGTTGATTGCCGGAATCCTGGCGCTGGCAGCAGGTGCGGCGGCCGTTCCTGCCGTGGCTGATGCTGCGAAGGATGCGGGCTTGGACGTGGATCCGACCGGGCTTGTGAAGCAGGCAGAGAAGCTGCTCAACACTGGCGCTATTAGCACCGACGACCTCAAGGACCTGGCACACAACGACGCTACCGTCGGCGACCTAGCAATCTTCTTGGATAACGCGCAGCACCTGCAGGACTTTGATGCCAACAACGTCAGCGAGCAGGACGTCGAGTATGCCAGCCGTGCCGCCCGCAGTGTTGGTCACGCCGCGGGTGTGGACATCCCGGCATTTGATTCCAAGCAGGTGGCGGACCTGCTCAAGAGCCTCCGCTAA
- a CDS encoding spermidine synthase, giving the protein MGRKRNTTNSIAGTYEISTGELVVEPDPFRDGAFILNINGVPSSHLIPDEPRTLEFEYMRWIAAAVENLAPGKRLLHLGGGGCSLPRYFADLWLDSHNTVVELDAKLAELIRELADIPSSPRVKIRAGEARAVTEGFPPNRFDVIIRDVFAGAVTPEPLTTVEFFQHAHATLSPGGLYVANCGDHSDLQGAKAELAGMAEVFAHVAVIADPPMLKGRRYGNIILIGSDTELPADGSPEAAALAKPLLSGAVPAHFRDESWTRRFFTGASPRHDAPEGVES; this is encoded by the coding sequence ATGGGCAGAAAGCGCAACACCACCAACTCCATCGCGGGCACCTACGAGATTTCCACCGGCGAGCTCGTTGTCGAGCCGGATCCTTTCCGCGACGGCGCCTTCATCCTCAATATCAATGGCGTGCCTTCCTCACACCTCATCCCCGATGAGCCGCGCACCCTGGAGTTCGAGTACATGCGCTGGATCGCTGCCGCAGTAGAGAATCTCGCGCCCGGCAAACGCCTACTCCATTTGGGCGGCGGTGGCTGTTCTCTCCCCCGCTACTTCGCTGACCTGTGGCTGGATTCCCACAACACGGTGGTCGAACTCGACGCCAAGCTGGCCGAGCTCATCCGCGAGCTGGCAGATATCCCCTCTTCTCCCCGCGTGAAGATTCGCGCCGGCGAGGCACGCGCAGTCACCGAAGGGTTCCCGCCAAACCGCTTCGATGTCATCATCCGTGACGTCTTCGCCGGTGCCGTGACGCCAGAACCGCTGACCACCGTGGAATTTTTCCAGCACGCCCACGCCACGCTAAGCCCCGGTGGCCTCTACGTGGCCAACTGTGGTGACCACTCCGATCTCCAAGGCGCGAAAGCAGAACTCGCGGGAATGGCAGAAGTCTTCGCACACGTCGCCGTCATCGCCGACCCTCCCATGCTCAAAGGCCGACGCTACGGCAACATCATCCTCATTGGCTCAGACACCGAGCTCCCCGCAGACGGATCCCCCGAAGCCGCTGCCCTAGCCAAGCCGCTACTCTCTGGTGCGGTGCCTGCACACTTCCGCGACGAATCCTGGACCCGCCGCTTCTTTACCGGCGCGAGCCCACGTCACGACGCCCCGGAGGGCGTGGAGAGTTAA
- the mnmA gene encoding tRNA 2-thiouridine(34) synthase MnmA, producing MRVLVAMSGGVDSSVAAARAVEAGHDVIGVHLALHKDAQQTREKARGCCSLEDSADARRVCDKLGIPFYVWDFSEEFKEAVIGDFVDSYARGETPNPCLRCNEKIKFAALLRKGMALGFDAVATGHYATIDSDGYMRRSLDENKDQSYVLGVITKEELEHCFFPIGDTPKPQIREEAKRYGFSTASKPDSYDICFIPDGNTQAFLGRSIGLRPGMIVDTKGNELKEHDGAWNYTIGQRKGLDIKTPTADGSPRYVTDIDAATGTVTVGSRADLAVTRIAADRLKYLHPAMEGDFDCEVQVRAHGSVVPCRAHVDREADRMTLELNEPLSGVARGQAAVLYLPSPDELGDIVLGSGTICGTG from the coding sequence ATGCGAGTACTGGTAGCCATGTCAGGCGGCGTCGATTCCTCCGTGGCGGCCGCACGCGCAGTGGAAGCGGGCCACGACGTCATTGGCGTGCACCTAGCGCTGCACAAGGATGCGCAGCAGACCCGTGAGAAGGCACGTGGGTGCTGCTCCCTAGAGGATTCCGCCGATGCCCGTCGTGTGTGCGACAAGCTCGGCATTCCCTTCTATGTGTGGGACTTCTCCGAGGAGTTCAAGGAAGCCGTCATCGGGGATTTCGTGGACTCCTACGCCCGCGGTGAGACCCCGAATCCGTGCTTGCGTTGTAATGAGAAGATTAAATTTGCTGCCCTTCTGCGCAAGGGCATGGCGCTGGGCTTTGATGCGGTGGCCACGGGCCACTATGCCACCATCGACTCCGATGGCTACATGCGCCGCTCCCTGGATGAGAACAAGGACCAGTCCTATGTGCTGGGCGTTATCACCAAGGAGGAGCTGGAACACTGCTTCTTCCCGATTGGCGATACCCCGAAGCCGCAGATTCGCGAGGAAGCGAAGCGCTACGGATTCTCTACTGCGTCCAAGCCTGATTCTTATGACATCTGCTTCATCCCGGACGGCAATACCCAGGCCTTCCTGGGCCGTTCCATCGGCCTGCGCCCGGGCATGATCGTGGATACTAAGGGCAACGAGCTCAAGGAGCACGATGGCGCGTGGAACTACACCATCGGTCAGCGCAAGGGCTTGGACATTAAGACGCCGACTGCCGATGGCTCCCCGCGCTACGTCACCGACATCGACGCGGCGACCGGCACCGTCACCGTGGGCTCGCGCGCCGACTTGGCCGTGACCCGCATTGCGGCTGACCGCCTGAAATACCTGCACCCGGCGATGGAGGGTGACTTCGACTGCGAGGTGCAGGTGCGCGCCCACGGCTCCGTCGTTCCCTGCCGCGCCCACGTGGACCGTGAGGCTGACCGCATGACGCTGGAGCTTAACGAGCCACTCTCCGGTGTAGCCCGCGGCCAGGCCGCGGTGCTCTACTTGCCGAGCCCGGATGAACTGGGAGATATCGTGCTCGGTTCCGGCACCATTTGCGGGACTGGGTAG
- a CDS encoding PH domain-containing protein gives MPLEQFTGWTFYSPCEIPEDIPALLTANEKPVCAFKTVRDAAVFTTHRLIVRDSQGLTGKKVEVYSLPYSAINMWSTENAGKLLDVNAELELWTRAGHIKINVGPKVDIRALDRLIADCVLR, from the coding sequence ATGCCTTTGGAACAATTTACTGGATGGACCTTTTACTCCCCGTGCGAGATACCTGAAGATATACCAGCTCTTCTGACTGCGAACGAGAAACCAGTCTGTGCTTTCAAAACGGTCCGGGATGCAGCAGTCTTCACCACTCATCGCCTGATCGTCCGGGATTCTCAAGGACTTACAGGCAAAAAGGTAGAAGTCTATTCGCTCCCATATTCTGCGATTAATATGTGGTCGACAGAAAACGCTGGAAAGCTTCTAGATGTCAACGCCGAGCTCGAATTGTGGACTCGTGCAGGCCACATCAAAATCAACGTCGGCCCCAAGGTCGATATTCGAGCCCTCGACCGCCTCATTGCTGACTGCGTCCTTCGCTAA
- a CDS encoding methionine synthase, whose amino-acid sequence MTGLVLGPMPGTSIAEAADIIMGETELPAIPQLPQRGLGSDPVGRTASMMEAISIDRGPRAWRMTARPQLLTRRTWDRLERDLDEVQEVWGETVPQVKVQALGPWSLAASIELSDGHRVLTDRGAFNELAESLLHGVHAHAADVARRFHGEVVVQLDEPLLGDVVAGRIPGTTDFDTIPAVPDDVALDLLQSFDADYLHAPPLWSIAPAATTFLTDFRGLETPRNLDGLGEHLSAGHRIGLGMEGSDARAEAIALARHLDRIGMPRELLVDYFDVYPVKASASSLRSATETADILTRDAGDL is encoded by the coding sequence ATGACTGGACTCGTACTGGGGCCTATGCCCGGTACCTCCATCGCGGAGGCCGCGGACATCATCATGGGGGAGACGGAGCTGCCCGCCATTCCGCAGCTGCCACAGCGCGGTCTGGGCTCTGATCCGGTAGGCCGCACGGCCAGCATGATGGAGGCTATTTCCATTGACCGCGGCCCGCGTGCGTGGCGCATGACGGCGCGCCCGCAGCTACTCACGCGCCGCACGTGGGACCGCTTGGAGCGCGACCTCGACGAGGTCCAGGAGGTCTGGGGTGAGACTGTTCCCCAGGTTAAGGTGCAGGCACTTGGCCCCTGGTCGCTCGCGGCGAGCATTGAGCTTTCCGACGGCCACCGCGTCCTCACCGACCGCGGCGCCTTCAACGAGCTGGCCGAGTCTTTGCTTCATGGTGTCCACGCCCACGCCGCGGATGTCGCGCGCCGCTTCCACGGGGAGGTCGTCGTCCAACTCGACGAGCCTCTGCTTGGCGACGTTGTGGCCGGGCGCATCCCTGGCACCACCGACTTCGACACCATTCCCGCCGTCCCCGATGATGTCGCGCTCGACCTCCTGCAGTCCTTCGACGCGGATTACCTGCACGCCCCGCCGCTGTGGTCGATAGCGCCAGCCGCGACAACTTTCCTCACGGATTTCCGTGGTCTAGAGACCCCACGTAACCTTGATGGTTTGGGAGAGCACTTAAGCGCTGGCCACCGCATCGGTCTAGGCATGGAGGGTTCCGATGCCCGCGCGGAGGCCATCGCGCTGGCCCGGCACCTCGACCGCATTGGCATGCCGCGCGAGCTGCTCGTCGATTATTTCGACGTCTATCCCGTCAAGGCCTCCGCCAGCTCCCTGCGCTCGGCTACTGAAACCGCGGATATCCTTACCCGCGATGCCGGTGATCTCTAA
- a CDS encoding ATP-binding protein, whose translation MVTMSPHENPFRPTFGVPPLFWVGRTAVLDTFRAALDSQPGSPGRSLIISGARGIGKTVLLNELEDIASSRGWITLRASGRSSMVEELVDTTIPRIMDKLAPADKHKVNRVGVGGLATIGIQHNTEEAFKPTLNTRLRELLALLKGTGVLLTIDEVQDADADHLTSLAVTYQDLVRDELDVAIVAAGLPQGVNRLLDLPGVTFLRRAQKFVLGPLSPANATVAFTETAAHSGLEFTDDAVTAAVRLSRGYPYLVQLVGSLAWGRAQRGGGSSIEERDVAAVSAEAISVLGAQVHQPATLALPPAQRLFLEAMSAVMEDGTAEIKNIAAHQDRTVRSLSATRQRLIDADLIEPTAHGQLQFVIPYMEAYFTATDSLGRVD comes from the coding sequence ATGGTGACCATGTCCCCGCACGAGAATCCTTTTCGCCCCACGTTCGGCGTTCCACCACTCTTTTGGGTCGGCCGCACAGCAGTGCTCGACACCTTCCGGGCTGCGCTTGACTCCCAACCAGGCAGCCCAGGCCGCTCGCTTATCATTAGCGGCGCCCGCGGTATTGGCAAGACGGTCCTCCTGAACGAACTCGAAGATATCGCCTCGAGCCGCGGGTGGATTACGTTGCGGGCATCTGGCCGAAGCTCCATGGTGGAAGAACTGGTCGATACCACCATCCCGCGCATCATGGACAAGCTAGCCCCGGCAGACAAGCACAAGGTCAACCGCGTCGGTGTTGGCGGTCTGGCAACCATCGGCATTCAGCACAACACGGAAGAGGCCTTTAAACCCACGCTCAACACTCGCCTGCGCGAGCTTTTAGCGCTACTCAAAGGCACAGGCGTACTGCTCACCATCGACGAGGTACAGGACGCGGACGCAGACCACCTCACTTCCCTGGCCGTGACCTACCAGGACCTCGTGCGCGATGAGCTCGACGTTGCCATCGTGGCCGCTGGTTTGCCGCAGGGCGTTAACCGCCTGCTGGACTTGCCTGGCGTGACCTTCCTACGCCGCGCCCAGAAGTTTGTTTTGGGTCCGCTCTCTCCTGCTAACGCCACCGTGGCGTTCACAGAAACTGCCGCGCACTCTGGACTCGAATTCACTGATGATGCAGTGACCGCCGCCGTGCGCCTTTCCCGAGGCTACCCCTACCTCGTGCAGCTCGTCGGTTCGTTGGCCTGGGGCAGGGCGCAGCGTGGAGGTGGAAGCAGCATCGAGGAACGCGACGTCGCTGCAGTATCAGCCGAGGCGATCTCGGTTCTAGGCGCCCAGGTCCACCAGCCCGCTACCCTGGCGCTCCCGCCGGCACAGCGTCTCTTCCTTGAAGCAATGAGCGCGGTTATGGAGGACGGCACGGCAGAGATTAAAAACATTGCAGCGCACCAAGATCGGACGGTGCGCTCACTCTCGGCTACGCGCCAAAGGCTTATCGACGCCGACCTCATCGAACCTACCGCCCACGGCCAGCTTCAGTTCGTCATTCCGTATATGGAGGCCTACTTCACTGCGACGGACAGCCTGGGCAGAGTCGATTAA